The following are from one region of the Lynx canadensis isolate LIC74 chromosome D4, mLynCan4.pri.v2, whole genome shotgun sequence genome:
- the REXO4 gene encoding RNA exonuclease 4 isoform X1, with protein MAKALTSRRAPGDPVAEPGLGKKVARKKSRKRRFWKSRGREASKTAGCGPGVAVVRPPKAPEDFSRNWRALQRLLKQKTQAPEKPLVISQTDSKKQPGIIQPNRKVVPDKAKRSETGPETAAPAATGGSGPSVPPADRKAPAPRTEVSRAGHDGKGAEKRTNDDTSPKGGDAKRKKWKAKEATVALTPAVPTEEDIWFDDVDPADIEAALGPEAARIARKRLGQSESSIALVKEQAFGGLTRALAMDCEMVGVGPKGEESVAARVSIVNQHGKCVYDKCIKPTQPVTDYRTAVSGIRPENLKQGENFEVVQKEVADMLKGRILVGHALHNDLKVLFLDHPKKKIRDTQKYKPFKSRVKSGRPSLKLLAERILGVRVQQAEHCSIQDAQVAMRLYVLVKKEWESLAQDRRPTAPTPDSHSTSRPQAVVTTHKTARVSP; from the exons ATGGCCAAGGCGCTGACCTCCAGGCGCGCCCCCGGCGACCCCGTGGCTGAGCCGGGGCTTGGCAAGAAGGTAGCTcggaagaaaagcaggaagaggaGGTTCTGGAAAAGCCGAGGGCGAGAAGCGAGCAAGACAGCGGGCTGCGGCCCCGGAGTCGCCGTGGTCCGACCTCCGAAGGCGCCGGAGGACTTTTCCCGCAACTGGAGGGCGCTGCAGCGG CTCctgaaacaaaaaacacaggcCCCGGAAAAGCCTCTTGTTATCTCTCAGACGGATTCCAAAAAACAGCCCGGAATTATCCAACCGAACAGAAAAGTCGTCCCAGATAAAGCAAAGAGAAGTGAGACGGGGCCAGAAACAGCGGCCCCAGCGGCCACGGGGGGCTCTGGTCCTTCAGTACCTCCAGCGGACAGGAAGGCGCCGGCTCCCCGCACAGAGGTCAGCAGAGCGGGGCACGATGGGAAGGGAGCCGAGAAAAGGACAAATGACGATACTTCTCCGAAAGGAGGAGATGCCAAGCGCAAGAAGTGGAAAGCTAAGGAGGCGACTGTGGCCTTGACTCCGGCCGTGCCCACCGA GGAAGACATCTGGTTCGATGACGTCGACCCGGCGGACATCGAGGCGGCCCTGGGCCCGGAGGCGGCCCGGATAGCAAGGAAGCGGCTGGGGCAGAGCGAGAGCAGCATCGCGCTGGTGAAGGAGCAGGCCTTCGGCGG CCTGACTAGAGCCTTAGCCATGGACTGCGAGATGGTGGGCGTGGGCCCCAAGGGGGAAGAGAGCGTCGCCGCCCGCGTGTCCATCGTGAACCAGCATGGGAAGTGTGTTTACGACAAGTGCATCAAGCCCACCCAGCCGGTTACGGACTACAGGACGGCGGTCAGCGGGATACGGCCGGAGAACCTCAAGCAGG GAGAAAACTTCGAAGTTGTTCAGAAGGAGGTGGCGGACATGCTGAAGGGCCGGATTCTAGTCGGACACGCGCTGCATAACGACCTAAAG GTGCTGTTTCTTGATCACCCAAAAAAGAAGATTCGGGACACGCAGAAATACAAACCTTTCAAGAGTCGAGTGAAG AGCGGAAGGCCATCTCTGAAGCTGCTCGCGGAGAGAATCCTGGGGGTCCGGGTGCAGCAGGCAGAGCACTGTTCG ATTCAGGATGCCCAGGTGGCGATGAGATTGTATGTCCTGGTGAAGAAGGAGTGGGAGAGTTTGGCCCAGGACAGGCGCCCCACGGCCCCCACTCCAGACAGCCACAGCACCTCCCGTCCGCAGGCGGTTGTGACCACGCACAAGACAGCTCGGGTCTCCCCGTAG
- the REXO4 gene encoding RNA exonuclease 4 isoform X2, producing the protein MPFSHQFSTPSSKRSCRCVVIAVFQLLKQKTQAPEKPLVISQTDSKKQPGIIQPNRKVVPDKAKRSETGPETAAPAATGGSGPSVPPADRKAPAPRTEVSRAGHDGKGAEKRTNDDTSPKGGDAKRKKWKAKEATVALTPAVPTEEDIWFDDVDPADIEAALGPEAARIARKRLGQSESSIALVKEQAFGGLTRALAMDCEMVGVGPKGEESVAARVSIVNQHGKCVYDKCIKPTQPVTDYRTAVSGIRPENLKQGENFEVVQKEVADMLKGRILVGHALHNDLKVLFLDHPKKKIRDTQKYKPFKSRVKSGRPSLKLLAERILGVRVQQAEHCSIQDAQVAMRLYVLVKKEWESLAQDRRPTAPTPDSHSTSRPQAVVTTHKTARVSP; encoded by the exons ATGCCGTTCAGTCATCAGTTCTCTACGCCTTCCTCGAAGCGAAGCTGCCGTTGTGTTGTCATCGCtgttttccag CTCctgaaacaaaaaacacaggcCCCGGAAAAGCCTCTTGTTATCTCTCAGACGGATTCCAAAAAACAGCCCGGAATTATCCAACCGAACAGAAAAGTCGTCCCAGATAAAGCAAAGAGAAGTGAGACGGGGCCAGAAACAGCGGCCCCAGCGGCCACGGGGGGCTCTGGTCCTTCAGTACCTCCAGCGGACAGGAAGGCGCCGGCTCCCCGCACAGAGGTCAGCAGAGCGGGGCACGATGGGAAGGGAGCCGAGAAAAGGACAAATGACGATACTTCTCCGAAAGGAGGAGATGCCAAGCGCAAGAAGTGGAAAGCTAAGGAGGCGACTGTGGCCTTGACTCCGGCCGTGCCCACCGA GGAAGACATCTGGTTCGATGACGTCGACCCGGCGGACATCGAGGCGGCCCTGGGCCCGGAGGCGGCCCGGATAGCAAGGAAGCGGCTGGGGCAGAGCGAGAGCAGCATCGCGCTGGTGAAGGAGCAGGCCTTCGGCGG CCTGACTAGAGCCTTAGCCATGGACTGCGAGATGGTGGGCGTGGGCCCCAAGGGGGAAGAGAGCGTCGCCGCCCGCGTGTCCATCGTGAACCAGCATGGGAAGTGTGTTTACGACAAGTGCATCAAGCCCACCCAGCCGGTTACGGACTACAGGACGGCGGTCAGCGGGATACGGCCGGAGAACCTCAAGCAGG GAGAAAACTTCGAAGTTGTTCAGAAGGAGGTGGCGGACATGCTGAAGGGCCGGATTCTAGTCGGACACGCGCTGCATAACGACCTAAAG GTGCTGTTTCTTGATCACCCAAAAAAGAAGATTCGGGACACGCAGAAATACAAACCTTTCAAGAGTCGAGTGAAG AGCGGAAGGCCATCTCTGAAGCTGCTCGCGGAGAGAATCCTGGGGGTCCGGGTGCAGCAGGCAGAGCACTGTTCG ATTCAGGATGCCCAGGTGGCGATGAGATTGTATGTCCTGGTGAAGAAGGAGTGGGAGAGTTTGGCCCAGGACAGGCGCCCCACGGCCCCCACTCCAGACAGCCACAGCACCTCCCGTCCGCAGGCGGTTGTGACCACGCACAAGACAGCTCGGGTCTCCCCGTAG
- the REXO4 gene encoding RNA exonuclease 4 isoform X3 translates to MPVGVDGVYTHTDSKKQPGIIQPNRKVVPDKAKRSETGPETAAPAATGGSGPSVPPADRKAPAPRTEVSRAGHDGKGAEKRTNDDTSPKGGDAKRKKWKAKEATVALTPAVPTEEDIWFDDVDPADIEAALGPEAARIARKRLGQSESSIALVKEQAFGGLTRALAMDCEMVGVGPKGEESVAARVSIVNQHGKCVYDKCIKPTQPVTDYRTAVSGIRPENLKQGENFEVVQKEVADMLKGRILVGHALHNDLKVLFLDHPKKKIRDTQKYKPFKSRVKSGRPSLKLLAERILGVRVQQAEHCSIQDAQVAMRLYVLVKKEWESLAQDRRPTAPTPDSHSTSRPQAVVTTHKTARVSP, encoded by the exons ATGCCCGTAGGGGTAGACGGGGTGTATACACAC ACGGATTCCAAAAAACAGCCCGGAATTATCCAACCGAACAGAAAAGTCGTCCCAGATAAAGCAAAGAGAAGTGAGACGGGGCCAGAAACAGCGGCCCCAGCGGCCACGGGGGGCTCTGGTCCTTCAGTACCTCCAGCGGACAGGAAGGCGCCGGCTCCCCGCACAGAGGTCAGCAGAGCGGGGCACGATGGGAAGGGAGCCGAGAAAAGGACAAATGACGATACTTCTCCGAAAGGAGGAGATGCCAAGCGCAAGAAGTGGAAAGCTAAGGAGGCGACTGTGGCCTTGACTCCGGCCGTGCCCACCGA GGAAGACATCTGGTTCGATGACGTCGACCCGGCGGACATCGAGGCGGCCCTGGGCCCGGAGGCGGCCCGGATAGCAAGGAAGCGGCTGGGGCAGAGCGAGAGCAGCATCGCGCTGGTGAAGGAGCAGGCCTTCGGCGG CCTGACTAGAGCCTTAGCCATGGACTGCGAGATGGTGGGCGTGGGCCCCAAGGGGGAAGAGAGCGTCGCCGCCCGCGTGTCCATCGTGAACCAGCATGGGAAGTGTGTTTACGACAAGTGCATCAAGCCCACCCAGCCGGTTACGGACTACAGGACGGCGGTCAGCGGGATACGGCCGGAGAACCTCAAGCAGG GAGAAAACTTCGAAGTTGTTCAGAAGGAGGTGGCGGACATGCTGAAGGGCCGGATTCTAGTCGGACACGCGCTGCATAACGACCTAAAG GTGCTGTTTCTTGATCACCCAAAAAAGAAGATTCGGGACACGCAGAAATACAAACCTTTCAAGAGTCGAGTGAAG AGCGGAAGGCCATCTCTGAAGCTGCTCGCGGAGAGAATCCTGGGGGTCCGGGTGCAGCAGGCAGAGCACTGTTCG ATTCAGGATGCCCAGGTGGCGATGAGATTGTATGTCCTGGTGAAGAAGGAGTGGGAGAGTTTGGCCCAGGACAGGCGCCCCACGGCCCCCACTCCAGACAGCCACAGCACCTCCCGTCCGCAGGCGGTTGTGACCACGCACAAGACAGCTCGGGTCTCCCCGTAG
- the STKLD1 gene encoding serine/threonine kinase-like domain-containing protein STKLD1, translating into MEKYQVLDQLSPGALGMNLVVEKTENKVKYVIKQVECIDEHQANEALEELMPLLKLRHAHISIYQELFIIWNSQISSLFLCLVMEYNHGSFQKVIEKKRETKTIIDSEWMQNMLGQVLDALEYLHHLDIIHRNLKPSNIVLSSSNHCKLQDLSSNTLMMDKAKWNVRAEEDPCQKSWMAPEALRFSFSRRSDVWSLGCIILDMASCSFTDKTEAMLLRKSLRTLPNGLRGVLETLEEKKIPNAETFGSLLPLMLRINPSERITIREVIHITFVGSNFRSSSIALSPHWQLMPDSVTDLLLGGSIASIIEVMQNFSSRPEVQLKALKRLLTMPEEQLGLPWPTELVELLTAIMKQHERILDVQLHACSLLLRTLGQALAQDPAAKVPSESSVVSVLLSCLRIHPESEQLLVTVYSVLAIISSQESASEELQEAGLFEHILEHLRTFPTNRDICVDGLSLLWALMVDAVIVNKTPLERAPVLIAEVLAAHPTDAEMAEAGCAVFWLLSLLGCIKEHQFADVVTLFLQSIRLCQDRTPLVNNAYRGLASLAKVSELAALQVAMPEEGGGGLSLIRETYRLYKDDPEVVVNICMLLAHLTSYEEILPELWASGIQPLAQEIKERFTSSLELVSYAEKVLLRLEAGTPPGSAGGQSALP; encoded by the exons ATGGAGAAGTACCAG GTTTTGGACCAGCTGAGTCCTGGGGCCTTGGGGATGAACCTGGtggtggagaaaacagaaaacaaagtaaagTACGTGATAAAGCAG GTGGAGTGCATTGATGAGCATCAGGCCAACGAGGCCTTGGAGGAG CTGATGCCGCTGTTGAAGCTCCGGCACGCCCACATCTCCATATACCAGGAGCTGTTCATCATATGGAACAGTCAG atctcctctctgttcctctgcctggTGATGGAGTACAACcatggaagcttccagaaggtcattgagaagaagagggagacaaagacaaTCATTGACTCCGAG TGGATGCAGAACATGCTGGGCCAGGTGCTGGACGCTCTGGAATACCTGCACCACTTAGACATCATCCACAG GAACCTCAAGCCCTCCAACATAGTCCTCAGCAGCAGCAACCACTGCAAATTACAGGACCTGAGCTCCAACACGCTGATGATGGACAAAGCCAAGTGGAACGTCCGCGCGGAGGAAG ACCCTTGTCAGAAGTCCTGGATGGCGCCCGAGGCCCTCCGCTTCTCCTTCAGCCGGAGATCTGACGTCTGGTCCCTGGGCTGCATCATCCTGGACATGGCCAGCTGCTCCTTCACAGAC AAAACGGAAGCCATGCTTCTGAGAAAGTCCCTCCGGACCCTCCCGAATGGCCTCAGGGGCGTCCTGGAGACCCTGGAGGAGAAGAAGATCCCCAACGCGGAAACTTTCGGTTCCCTCTTGCCTTTGATGCTGCGGATCAACCCTTCGGAGCGAATAACGATCAg GGAAGTGATACACATCACCTTCGTGGGCAGCAACTTCAGGTCCTCCAGCATCGCTCTCTCACCGCACTGGCAGCTGATGCCTGACTCTGTCACCGACCTGCTGCTAGGGGGCAGCATCGCCAGCATCATAG AGGTCATGCAGAACTTCTCCAGCAGACCCGAAGTCCAGCTCAAAGCCCTGAAGAGGCTCCTGACGATGCCGGAAGAGCAGCTAG GTCTGCCGTGGCCGACAGAACTGGTGGAGTTGTTGACCGCCATCATGAAGCAACACGAGAGGATCCTTGACGTACAGCTGCACGCCTGCTCCCTGCTGCTGCGCACCCTGGGCCAAG CGCTGGCACAGGACCCCGCAGCCAAGGTGCCGAGTGAGAGCTCCGTCGTCTCCGTCCTGCTGAGCTGCCTGCGGATTCATCCCGAGTCAGAGCAGCTCCTGGTCACGGTCTACAGCGTGCTCGCCATCATCTCCAGCCAGG AATCGGCCTCAGAGGAGCTCCAGGAGGCTGGGCTGTTCGAGCATATCCTGGAGCACCTGAGGACCTTCCCCACAAACAGGGACATCTGCGTCGACGGCCTGAGCCTGCTCTGGGCCCTGATGGTGGACG CCGTCATTGTGAACAAGACCCCCTTGGAGAGAGCCCCGGTCCTCATCGCTGAGGTGCTGGCTGCCCACCCCACGGACGCAGAGATGGCTGAAGCCGGCTGCGCGGTCTTCTGGCTGCTGTCCTTGCTGG GCTGCATAAAGGAGCACCAGTTCGCAGATGTGGTGACGCTGTTCCTCCAAAGCATCCGGCTCTGCCAGGACAGAACCCCACTGGTGAACAACGCCTACCGGGGACTGGCCAGCCTCGCAAAGGTGTCCG agcTGGCAGCGCTGCAGGTGGCAATGCCAGAGGAGGGCGGTGGCGGCCTCAGCCTCATCCGGGAGACGTACCGGCTGTACAAGGATGACCCGGAGGTGGTGGTGAACATCTGCATGCTGCTGGCCCACCTCACGTCCTACG AGGAAATCCTGCCCGAGCTGTGGGCCAGTGGCATCCAGCCTCTGGCCCAGGAGATCAAGGAGCGCTTCACCTCCAGCCTG GAGCTGGTTTCCTACGCAGAGAAGGTACTCCTGAGGCTGGAGGCCGGCACGCCACCAGGCTCCGCGGGAGGACAGTCGGCTCTGCCCTGA